In the genome of Streptococcus oralis, one region contains:
- the dtd gene encoding D-aminoacyl-tRNA deacylase, with the protein MKIIIQRVKKAQVSIEGQVQGKINQGLLLLVGVGPEAQEEDLDYAVRKLVNMRIFSDAEGKMNLSVKDIEGEILSISQFTLFADTKKGNRPAFTGAAKPDMAAAFYEAFNQKLAQEVPVQTGIFGADMQVELVNDGPVTIILDTKNR; encoded by the coding sequence ATGAAAATCATTATCCAACGGGTTAAAAAAGCTCAAGTCAGTATCGAAGGTCAGGTTCAGGGAAAGATCAATCAGGGACTCTTATTGCTGGTCGGTGTTGGTCCAGAGGCCCAAGAGGAAGATTTGGACTATGCTGTGAGAAAGCTCGTCAACATGCGGATTTTTTCTGATGCGGAAGGGAAAATGAACCTATCTGTCAAGGATATTGAAGGAGAAATCCTTTCTATTTCCCAGTTTACCCTCTTTGCGGATACTAAGAAAGGCAATCGCCCCGCCTTTACAGGTGCAGCCAAGCCGGATATGGCAGCTGCCTTCTATGAGGCTTTCAACCAAAAGCTAGCTCAGGAAGTGCCTGTTCAGACAGGCATCTTTGGAGCGGATATGCAGGTGGAGCTGGTAAATGATGGGCCAGTTACCATCATTCTTGATACTAAAAATAGATAA
- a CDS encoding metal-dependent transcriptional regulator, whose translation MTPNKEDYLKCIYEIGTEMQKITNKEIAARMQVSPPAVTEMIKRMKSENLILKDKENGYLLTDIGLKLVSELYRKHRLIEVFLVHHLDYTSDQIHEEAEVLEHTVSDLFVERLDKLLGFPKTCPHGGTIPAKGELLVEINNLPLADVQEAGTYLLTRVHDSFELLKYLEKHEIHIGDQVKVKQFDNFSNTFTLVNKDEDLQVSMDIAKQLYVEKIN comes from the coding sequence ATGACTCCAAATAAAGAAGACTACCTAAAATGTATTTATGAAATCGGTACGGAGATGCAGAAAATCACTAATAAGGAAATTGCTGCCCGTATGCAAGTCTCTCCACCTGCCGTAACAGAGATGATCAAACGCATGAAAAGTGAAAATCTCATCCTCAAGGACAAGGAGAATGGCTATCTATTGACAGATATTGGGCTCAAACTAGTCTCCGAGCTCTATCGCAAACACCGGTTGATTGAAGTCTTTCTAGTTCACCATCTCGACTATACCAGTGACCAGATCCATGAGGAAGCTGAGGTCCTAGAGCACACTGTATCTGACCTCTTCGTAGAGAGACTGGATAAACTGCTTGGTTTCCCTAAAACCTGCCCCCACGGAGGAACCATCCCAGCTAAGGGAGAGCTATTGGTTGAAATCAACAACTTACCACTGGCAGACGTCCAAGAAGCTGGAACCTATCTCCTGACTCGCGTTCATGATAGTTTTGAACTACTCAAATATCTAGAAAAGCATGAAATCCATATCGGTGACCAAGTCAAAGTCAAGCAGTTTGATAATTTTTCCAATACTTTTACACTGGTCAACAAAGACGAAGACCTCCAAGTTAGTATGGATATCGCCAAACAACTCTATGTCGAAAAAATCAACTAA
- the tpx gene encoding thiol peroxidase: protein MTTFLGNPVTFTGKQLQVGDKALDFSLTTTDLSKKTLADFEGKKKVLSVVPSIDTGICSTQTRRFNQELANLDNTVVLTVSMDLPFAQGRWCGAEGLDNAIMLSDYFDHSFGRDYALLINEWHLLARAVFVLDTDNVIRYVEYVDNINTEPDFEAAIAAVKELD, encoded by the coding sequence ATGACCACTTTTCTCGGAAATCCTGTAACTTTTACAGGTAAACAACTGCAAGTCGGAGACAAGGCACTTGACTTTTCTCTTACGACAACCGATCTCTCTAAAAAAACGCTAGCTGACTTTGAAGGAAAGAAAAAAGTCTTGAGTGTTGTCCCTTCTATCGATACTGGTATCTGCTCAACGCAAACACGTCGATTCAACCAAGAACTAGCTAACCTCGACAATACCGTCGTTCTTACTGTTTCTATGGACCTACCATTTGCCCAAGGACGCTGGTGCGGGGCTGAAGGCCTTGACAATGCCATCATGCTATCAGACTACTTCGACCATTCTTTCGGACGCGATTATGCCCTCTTGATCAACGAATGGCATCTCCTTGCACGTGCCGTCTTTGTTCTCGATACTGACAATGTCATCCGTTATGTAGAATACGTTGACAACATCAATACAGAACCAGACTTTGAAGCTGCTATTGCTGCAGTAAAAGAACTGGACTAA
- a CDS encoding metal ABC transporter permease: protein MLAEFIDGLQHFHFLQNALITAIVIGVVAGAVGCFIILRGMSLMGDAISHAVLPGVALSFILGIDFFIGAIIFGLMASIIITYIKGNSIIKSDTAIGITFSSFLALGVILISVAKSSTDLFHILFGNILAVQDTDMWITIGVGALILLIIGIFFKQLLITSFDELLAKAMGMPVNFYHYLLMVLLTLVSVTAMQSVGTILIVAMLITPAATAYLYANSLKSMIFLSSTLGATASVLGLFIGYSFNLAAGSSIVLTSASFFLISFFISPKQRYLKLKNKKINK, encoded by the coding sequence ATGTTAGCAGAATTTATCGATGGATTGCAACATTTCCATTTCCTACAAAACGCCTTGATAACAGCTATAGTCATCGGGGTGGTTGCTGGAGCTGTGGGATGTTTTATCATCCTACGTGGAATGTCTCTCATGGGGGATGCCATCTCTCACGCAGTTTTGCCCGGCGTAGCCCTTTCCTTTATCCTGGGAATTGATTTCTTTATTGGAGCGATCATCTTTGGCTTGATGGCTTCCATCATCATTACCTACATCAAGGGCAACTCTATCATCAAGAGTGACACTGCCATTGGTATTACCTTTTCATCTTTCTTAGCCTTAGGTGTCATCTTGATTAGTGTTGCCAAGAGTTCGACAGACCTCTTCCATATCCTTTTTGGGAATATCCTCGCTGTCCAAGATACGGACATGTGGATCACCATTGGTGTGGGGGCATTGATTCTCTTGATTATCGGGATTTTCTTTAAACAACTATTGATTACATCCTTTGACGAACTCCTGGCTAAAGCCATGGGAATGCCCGTCAATTTCTACCACTATCTGCTCATGGTGCTCTTGACCCTTGTGTCCGTCACTGCCATGCAAAGTGTTGGAACTATTCTTATCGTGGCCATGTTGATCACCCCAGCTGCGACGGCTTACCTTTATGCTAATAGCCTAAAGAGCATGATTTTTCTTTCATCAACCCTAGGGGCAACCGCTTCTGTTTTGGGACTCTTTATCGGCTATAGCTTCAATCTCGCAGCAGGATCCAGCATCGTGCTCACATCCGCCAGCTTCTTTTTAATCAGTTTCTTTATCTCTCCAAAGCAACGATACTTGAAACTAAAAAATAAAAAAATCAATAAATAA
- a CDS encoding RelA/SpoT family protein gives MPKEVNLTGDQVVALTREYLTKEDVAFVQKALIYAVDCHSGQFRKSGEPYIIHPIQVAGILAKLKLDAVTVACGFLHDVVEDTEATLDDLEREFGHDVRIIVDGVTKLGKVEYKSLEEQLAENHRKMLMAMSEDIRVILVKLSDRLHNMRTLKHLRKDKQERISRETMEIYAPLAHRLGISSVKWELEDLSFRYLNPTEFYKITHMMKEKRREREALVDEVVTKLEEYATERNLKGKIYGRPKHIYSIYRKMQDKKKRFEEIYDLIAIRCILDTQSDVYAMLGYVHELWKPMPGRFKDYIANRKANGYQSIHTTVYGPKGPIEFQIRTKEMHEVAEYGVAAHWAYKKGIKGQVNSKESAIGMNWIKEMMELQDQADDAKEFVDSVKENYLAEEIYVFTPDGAVRSLPKDSGPIDFAYEIHTKVGEKATGAKVNGRMVPLTTKLKTGDQVEIITNPNSFGPSRDWLNMVKTSKARNKIRQFFKNQDKELSVNKGREMLMAQFQENGYVANKFMDKRHMDEVLQKTSYKTEEALYAAIGFGEIGAITVFNRLTEKERREEERAKAKAEAEELVKGGEVKVENKEALKVKHEGGVVIEGASGLLVRIAKCCNPVPGDDIVGYITKGRGVAIHRVDCMNLRAQENYEQRLLDVEWEDQFSSKEYTAHIDIYGLNRTGLLNDVLQVLSNTTKNISTVNAQPTKDMKFANIHVSFGISNLSTLTTVVDKIKSVPEVYSVKRTNG, from the coding sequence ATGCCGAAAGAAGTGAATTTGACGGGCGATCAGGTAGTCGCTTTAACGAGAGAATATTTAACAAAGGAAGACGTTGCTTTTGTACAAAAAGCATTGATTTACGCAGTTGATTGTCATAGTGGGCAGTTTCGGAAATCAGGTGAACCGTATATTATCCACCCCATTCAGGTAGCAGGAATCCTGGCTAAACTCAAGCTGGATGCCGTAACCGTTGCCTGTGGTTTTTTGCATGACGTGGTTGAGGACACGGAGGCAACGCTGGATGATTTGGAGCGAGAGTTCGGTCATGATGTTCGGATTATCGTTGATGGGGTGACCAAGCTTGGTAAGGTTGAGTACAAATCACTCGAGGAACAATTGGCTGAAAATCACCGCAAGATGCTTATGGCCATGTCAGAGGATATCCGTGTTATCTTGGTCAAACTATCGGATCGCTTGCACAATATGCGGACTCTCAAACACCTTCGAAAGGACAAGCAAGAACGGATCTCCAGAGAAACCATGGAAATTTACGCACCACTTGCTCATCGTCTAGGGATTTCCAGTGTCAAGTGGGAGTTGGAAGATTTATCTTTCCGTTACCTCAATCCAACTGAGTTTTACAAAATCACTCACATGATGAAGGAAAAACGCAGAGAACGTGAGGCTTTGGTCGATGAAGTCGTAACCAAGTTGGAGGAGTATGCTACCGAACGCAATCTCAAAGGGAAAATTTATGGTCGTCCTAAGCATATCTATTCGATCTACCGCAAGATGCAGGATAAGAAGAAACGCTTTGAGGAAATTTATGACCTGATTGCCATTCGCTGTATCTTAGATACCCAGAGTGATGTTTACGCCATGTTGGGTTATGTGCATGAACTTTGGAAACCCATGCCTGGCCGCTTCAAAGACTATATCGCCAATCGTAAGGCCAATGGTTACCAGTCTATCCATACAACCGTTTATGGGCCAAAAGGGCCGATTGAATTCCAGATTCGGACCAAGGAAATGCACGAAGTGGCTGAGTACGGGGTTGCGGCTCACTGGGCTTATAAGAAAGGCATTAAAGGGCAGGTCAACAGCAAGGAATCTGCTATTGGAATGAACTGGATTAAGGAGATGATGGAGCTCCAAGACCAGGCTGATGATGCCAAGGAATTTGTGGACTCTGTTAAAGAAAACTATCTGGCGGAGGAGATTTACGTCTTTACTCCTGATGGTGCGGTTCGCTCCCTACCAAAAGATTCAGGACCGATTGACTTTGCCTATGAAATCCATACCAAAGTCGGTGAAAAAGCGACTGGTGCCAAGGTCAATGGCCGTATGGTTCCGCTGACAACCAAGCTCAAGACAGGGGATCAGGTTGAAATTATCACCAATCCCAACTCCTTTGGTCCGAGTCGTGACTGGCTCAACATGGTCAAGACCAGCAAGGCGCGCAATAAGATTCGTCAGTTCTTTAAAAATCAAGACAAGGAATTATCCGTTAACAAGGGCCGTGAAATGTTGATGGCCCAGTTCCAAGAAAACGGCTATGTAGCCAATAAGTTTATGGACAAGCGTCATATGGACGAGGTCCTTCAAAAGACCAGCTACAAGACAGAGGAAGCTCTCTACGCAGCCATTGGTTTTGGAGAAATTGGTGCTATTACCGTCTTTAACCGTTTGACCGAAAAGGAACGCCGTGAGGAAGAGCGTGCCAAGGCCAAGGCGGAAGCAGAAGAGCTTGTCAAAGGTGGCGAAGTTAAAGTCGAGAACAAAGAAGCCCTCAAGGTTAAGCATGAGGGTGGTGTGGTCATTGAAGGTGCTTCAGGCCTCCTCGTTCGTATTGCCAAGTGTTGCAATCCAGTGCCGGGTGACGACATTGTCGGCTACATTACTAAGGGACGCGGTGTAGCTATTCACCGTGTGGACTGTATGAACCTCCGTGCCCAAGAAAACTATGAGCAACGTCTCCTTGATGTGGAATGGGAAGATCAATTCTCAAGCAAGGAATACACCGCCCACATCGATATCTATGGTCTCAACCGTACAGGTCTCTTAAATGATGTTCTGCAAGTTCTCTCAAACACAACCAAGAATATCTCAACCGTTAACGCCCAACCAACCAAGGATATGAAATTTGCCAATATCCATGTCTCCTTTGGTATTTCCAACCTCTCTACACTGACCACAGTTGTGGACAAGATTAAGAGTGTGCCAGAGGTCTACTCTGTCAAACGGACCAACGGCTAA
- a CDS encoding metal ABC transporter ATP-binding protein: MIRIKNLSVSYKETLALKDISLVLHGPTITGIIGPNGAGKSTLLKSMLGIIPHEGQAFLDDKEVKKSLHRVAYVEQKIHIDYNFPIKVKECVSLGLYPSIPLFHTLKASHWKKVADALEIVGLSDYADRQISQLSGGQFQRVLIARCLVQEADYIFLDEPFVGIDSISEEIIMNTLRDLKKAGKTVLIVHHDLSKVPHYFDQVMLLNRELVAIGPTEETFTEANLKKAYGSKLFFNGGDLC; the protein is encoded by the coding sequence ATGATACGTATTAAAAACCTCAGTGTCTCCTACAAAGAAACGTTGGCACTAAAGGATATTTCACTAGTGCTCCACGGACCAACTATTACCGGAATAATTGGTCCAAACGGTGCTGGAAAATCAACTTTATTAAAAAGTATGTTGGGAATTATCCCACACGAAGGTCAGGCCTTTCTCGATGACAAAGAAGTCAAGAAATCTTTACATCGAGTTGCCTATGTCGAGCAAAAAATCCATATCGACTACAATTTCCCTATCAAGGTCAAGGAATGTGTCTCACTGGGACTCTATCCATCTATCCCGCTCTTCCACACTTTAAAGGCCAGCCACTGGAAAAAAGTGGCGGATGCACTTGAAATCGTTGGACTCTCAGACTATGCTGATCGCCAAATCAGTCAGCTCTCTGGAGGACAATTCCAACGTGTTTTGATTGCCCGCTGCTTAGTGCAGGAAGCTGACTACATCTTTTTAGATGAGCCTTTTGTCGGGATTGACTCGATCAGTGAAGAGATTATCATGAATACACTGAGAGACCTTAAAAAAGCTGGTAAAACAGTTCTCATCGTCCATCATGACCTCAGCAAAGTCCCTCATTATTTCGACCAAGTTATGCTTCTCAATCGAGAATTGGTTGCTATTGGTCCAACTGAAGAAACCTTTACCGAAGCCAATCTTAAGAAGGCCTACGGTAGCAAACTCTTTTTCAATGGAGGTGACCTATGTTAG
- a CDS encoding metal ABC transporter substrate-binding protein, translating into MKKLGTLLVLFLSVIALVACASGKKDAASGQKLKVVATNSIIADITKNIAGDKIDLHSIVPVGQDPHEYEPLPEDVKKTSQADLIFYNGINLETGGNAWFTKLVENAKKTENKDYFAVSEGVDVIYLEGQNEKGKEDPHAWLNLENGMIYAKNIAKQLIAKDPSNKEFYEKNLKDYTEKLDKLDKEAKEKFNNIPAEKKLIVTSEGCFKYFSKAYGVPSAYIWEINTEEEGTPEQIKTLVEKLRQTKVPSLFVESSVDDRPMKTVSQDTNIPIYAQIFTDSIAEEGKEGDSYYNMMKYNLDKIAEGLSK; encoded by the coding sequence ATGAAAAAATTAGGTACATTGCTTGTACTCTTTCTTTCCGTCATTGCACTTGTCGCATGTGCTAGCGGAAAAAAAGATGCTGCTTCTGGTCAAAAACTAAAAGTTGTTGCTACAAACTCAATCATCGCTGATATTACCAAAAATATCGCTGGTGACAAGATTGATCTTCACAGTATCGTTCCTGTTGGTCAAGACCCACACGAATACGAACCACTTCCTGAAGACGTTAAGAAAACTTCTCAAGCTGACTTGATTTTCTATAACGGTATCAACCTTGAAACAGGTGGCAATGCTTGGTTTACCAAATTGGTCGAAAATGCCAAGAAAACTGAAAACAAAGACTACTTTGCAGTCAGCGAAGGCGTTGATGTTATCTACCTTGAAGGCCAAAACGAGAAAGGCAAAGAAGACCCACACGCTTGGCTCAACCTTGAAAATGGGATGATTTATGCTAAAAATATCGCTAAACAGCTCATTGCCAAAGACCCAAGCAACAAGGAATTCTACGAAAAAAATCTCAAAGACTATACTGAAAAACTAGACAAACTGGACAAGGAAGCCAAAGAGAAATTTAACAATATCCCTGCTGAGAAAAAACTCATCGTAACCAGCGAAGGATGCTTCAAATACTTCTCTAAAGCCTACGGTGTCCCAAGTGCCTACATCTGGGAAATCAACACAGAAGAAGAAGGAACACCTGAACAAATCAAGACCTTGGTTGAAAAACTTCGCCAAACAAAAGTTCCATCACTCTTTGTTGAATCAAGTGTCGATGACCGTCCAATGAAGACTGTTTCACAAGACACAAATATCCCAATTTACGCGCAAATCTTTACTGACTCAATTGCTGAAGAAGGTAAAGAAGGTGACAGCTACTACAACATGATGAAATACAACCTTGACAAGATTGCTGAAGGTTTGTCTAAGTAA
- a CDS encoding DUF2974 domain-containing protein: MANIFDYLNDVAYDSFYDLPVNELDVLSLTELTYLPFDDLVAQEPKRLIDLAPQIPGETTMLTNKNRLQLLDQLSQHKRFKNCKLSNFINDIDPELQKQFAAMTYRISLDTYLLVFRGTDDSIIGWKEDFHMTYMKEIPAQKHALQYLEDFFAQHPNQKVILAGHSKGGNLAVYAASHLDSLLQKNIVAVYTFDAPGLHKELTETPGYQNMMERTKVFVPQGSIIGMMLEIPDKKIVVRSTALGGLAQHDTFSWQVEDKHFVQLDETNSDSQQVDTTFKEWVETVPDEELQLYFDLFFGIILDTGISSINDLSSFKVIEHIHQLFVQAQSLTTEERETMGRLTQLLIDTRYQAWKNR; the protein is encoded by the coding sequence ATGGCTAATATTTTTGACTACCTCAATGATGTAGCATACGATTCCTTTTATGACCTCCCCGTGAATGAGTTAGATGTTCTTTCCCTTACTGAATTAACCTATCTTCCTTTTGATGATTTAGTCGCTCAAGAACCAAAGCGTCTCATAGATCTAGCACCTCAAATCCCTGGAGAAACAACTATGTTGACCAATAAGAACCGTCTCCAGTTGTTGGATCAACTCTCTCAACACAAACGGTTTAAAAATTGCAAGCTCTCAAACTTTATCAATGATATCGATCCTGAATTGCAAAAACAGTTTGCGGCTATGACTTATCGTATCAGTCTCGATACCTATTTGCTTGTTTTTCGCGGAACGGATGACAGCATCATTGGTTGGAAAGAAGATTTCCATATGACCTATATGAAGGAAATCCCAGCTCAAAAACATGCCCTCCAGTATTTAGAGGACTTTTTTGCCCAACATCCTAACCAAAAGGTTATCCTAGCAGGACACTCAAAAGGGGGCAATCTAGCCGTCTATGCTGCCAGTCACCTTGATTCCCTTTTACAAAAAAACATTGTCGCTGTCTATACTTTTGATGCCCCTGGGCTTCACAAGGAACTAACCGAAACGCCAGGCTATCAAAACATGATGGAAAGAACGAAAGTATTTGTCCCACAAGGGTCTATCATCGGTATGATGCTGGAAATTCCTGATAAAAAAATCGTCGTTCGAAGCACTGCCCTAGGTGGTCTTGCCCAGCACGACACCTTTAGTTGGCAGGTTGAAGACAAACACTTTGTCCAACTGGATGAGACAAATAGTGACAGCCAGCAAGTCGATACTACCTTTAAGGAATGGGTGGAGACAGTTCCTGACGAGGAACTGCAGCTCTACTTCGACCTCTTTTTTGGAATCATTCTTGATACAGGCATCTCCTCTATCAACGATCTTTCTTCCTTCAAGGTCATTGAACATATTCATCAACTCTTTGTACAAGCTCAATCCCTCACTACCGAAGAAAGAGAAACCATGGGGCGCTTAACCCAACTCTTGATTGATACTCGCTACCAAGCTTGGAAAAATCGTTAA
- a CDS encoding MBL fold metallo-hydrolase yields MKIHKTVNPVAYENTYYIEGDQHLIVVDPGSHWEAIRKTIEKINKPVCAILLTHTHYDHIMSLDLVRETFGNPPVYVAESEASWLYTPVDNLSGLPRHDDIADVVAKPAEHTFVFHEEYQLEEFRFTVLPTSGHSIGGVSIVFPDAHLVLTGDALFRETIGRTDLPTGSTEQLLHSIQTQLFTLPNYDVYPGHGPATTIAHEKTFNPFF; encoded by the coding sequence ATGAAAATCCATAAAACCGTGAATCCTGTTGCCTATGAAAACACCTACTATATAGAGGGAGACCAACACCTGATTGTGGTTGACCCAGGTAGCCATTGGGAAGCCATTCGTAAGACCATTGAGAAAATCAACAAACCCGTCTGTGCGATTCTCCTGACCCACACCCACTACGACCATATTATGAGTCTGGACTTGGTGCGTGAGACTTTTGGAAATCCTCCAGTTTATGTAGCAGAGAGTGAAGCTTCTTGGCTCTATACCCCCGTTGACAATCTCTCTGGCCTACCTCGTCACGATGATATAGCAGATGTGGTCGCAAAACCTGCAGAACACACCTTTGTCTTTCATGAAGAATACCAGCTTGAGGAATTCCGTTTTACAGTTCTACCAACCTCAGGACACTCTATTGGCGGTGTTTCTATCGTCTTTCCTGATGCTCATCTAGTCTTGACCGGAGATGCTCTTTTCCGCGAAACCATCGGACGAACAGACCTTCCTACAGGTAGCACGGAACAACTCCTCCATAGCATTCAGACGCAACTCTTCACCCTCCCTAACTACGATGTCTACCCTGGACACGGTCCAGCTACGACTATCGCTCACGAAAAGACCTTTAATCCCTTTTTCTAG
- a CDS encoding M13 family metallopeptidase yields the protein MTRYQDDFYDAVNGEWEKTAVIPADKSRTGGFIDLDEEIEDLMLATTEKWLAGEEIPEDAILSNFVKYHRMVRDFDKREADGIKPVLPLLKEYQDLESFADFTSKLAEFELAGKPNFLPFGVSPDFMDARTNVLWASAPRTILPDTTYYAEEHPQREKLLTLWKEKNRNLLRVYGFSEDEISDLQEKRLELDRRVAAVVLSNEESSEYAKLYHPYAYEDFKKFAPALPLDDFFQKVIGQTPDKVIVDEERFWQAAEQFYSEEAWPLLKATLILGVVNLSTSYLTDEIRVLSGAYGRALSGVPEAQDKVKAAYHLAQGPFKQALGLWYAHEKFSPEAKADVEKKVATMIDVYKERLAKNDWLTPETREKAIVKLNVIKPYIGYPEELPERYKDKVVDETASLFENALAFARVEIKHSWSKWNQPVDYKEWGMPAHMVNAYYNPQKNLIVFPAAILQAPFYDLHQSSSANYGGIGAVIAHEISHAFDTNGASFDENGSLKDWWTESDYAAFKEKTQKVIDQFDGLESYGATINGKLTVSENVADLGGIAAALEAAKREKDFSAEEFFHNFARIWRMKGRPELMKLMASVDVHAPAKLRVNVQVPNFDDFFTTYDVKEGDGMWRAPEDRVIIW from the coding sequence ATGACACGTTATCAAGATGATTTTTATGATGCAGTCAATGGCGAATGGGAAAAAACAGCTGTGATTCCAGCTGACAAATCTCGAACCGGTGGCTTTATTGACCTTGACGAGGAAATTGAAGATTTGATGTTGGCAACCACAGAAAAGTGGTTGGCAGGTGAAGAGATCCCAGAGGATGCTATCCTCTCAAACTTTGTTAAGTACCACCGCATGGTACGTGATTTTGATAAGAGAGAAGCAGATGGGATTAAGCCCGTCCTTCCTCTACTCAAGGAATACCAAGACTTGGAGAGTTTTGCAGATTTCACCAGCAAACTTGCAGAATTTGAACTAGCAGGCAAGCCAAACTTCCTCCCATTTGGTGTATCGCCAGACTTTATGGATGCCAGAACCAATGTTCTCTGGGCCAGCGCTCCAAGGACGATTTTGCCAGATACAACTTACTATGCGGAAGAACATCCGCAACGCGAAAAGCTCTTGACTTTATGGAAAGAAAAAAATCGCAACCTCCTCAGAGTTTATGGTTTTTCAGAGGATGAGATTTCAGATTTACAAGAAAAACGATTGGAGTTGGACCGTCGAGTTGCAGCTGTAGTGCTTTCTAACGAAGAAAGTTCAGAGTATGCCAAACTCTACCATCCATACGCTTATGAAGATTTCAAGAAATTTGCCCCTGCACTCCCTTTGGATGATTTCTTCCAAAAGGTGATTGGACAAACGCCAGACAAGGTTATTGTAGATGAAGAACGTTTCTGGCAAGCAGCAGAGCAATTCTACAGTGAAGAAGCGTGGCCTCTACTTAAGGCAACCTTGATTTTGGGTGTTGTCAATCTCTCAACAAGCTATCTCACAGATGAGATTCGCGTCTTGTCAGGTGCCTATGGACGTGCCCTTTCAGGTGTTCCAGAAGCTCAGGACAAGGTTAAGGCAGCTTATCACTTGGCCCAAGGTCCTTTCAAGCAAGCTCTCGGCCTTTGGTATGCGCATGAAAAATTCTCTCCAGAAGCTAAGGCAGACGTGGAGAAAAAAGTAGCGACAATGATTGACGTTTATAAGGAACGCTTGGCTAAGAACGACTGGCTTACACCTGAAACGCGTGAGAAGGCCATTGTCAAACTTAATGTCATCAAGCCTTATATCGGTTATCCAGAGGAATTACCAGAACGCTACAAGGACAAGGTAGTGGATGAAACCGCCAGTCTCTTTGAGAATGCCCTAGCCTTTGCGCGTGTGGAAATCAAGCACAGCTGGAGTAAGTGGAATCAACCAGTTGACTATAAGGAATGGGGCATGCCTGCTCACATGGTTAATGCCTACTATAATCCTCAGAAGAACTTGATTGTCTTCCCAGCAGCTATTTTACAGGCTCCATTCTATGATTTGCATCAGTCGTCTTCAGCTAACTACGGTGGGATTGGTGCGGTTATTGCCCATGAAATCTCTCATGCCTTTGACACAAATGGCGCTTCTTTTGATGAAAATGGTAGCCTCAAGGATTGGTGGACAGAGAGTGACTACGCTGCCTTTAAAGAAAAAACGCAGAAAGTTATTGACCAGTTTGATGGGCTGGAATCTTACGGCGCAACAATCAACGGAAAACTAACCGTATCAGAAAACGTTGCCGACTTGGGAGGGATTGCTGCAGCCCTTGAAGCAGCAAAGAGAGAAAAAGACTTCTCAGCCGAAGAATTCTTCCACAACTTTGCTCGTATCTGGCGTATGAAAGGTCGTCCAGAGTTGATGAAACTTATGGCTAGTGTCGACGTGCACGCGCCAGCTAAACTCCGTGTCAATGTCCAAGTACCAAACTTCGATGATTTCTTTACAACTTATGATGTCAAAGAAGGTGATGGTATGTGGCGCGCACCAGAGGATCGTGTGATTATTTGGTAA
- a CDS encoding ferredoxin reductase, giving the protein MKRGKKMFIIILSSLGLLALITWGTITYLGRGQTLSIKSIENPSGDLYLIHITKPSQQIWKAGAYAKFTLPDTSSTTRKNEGKGNQSSRWLTIASTPDEDEILILTHNSGSRFKETLTHLPAGSEIEMSWLDSSLTVKDTNQPLVCFASDVGISALRPLIKEWVGKCPIILNHLDKGVTIFDKEMKELAQKTSNFTYKTSDELSQSQEFLKRAIDEYGNQASYLITGQPDDVNEMKNFLKENGIDSKNIQVSSFRGLK; this is encoded by the coding sequence ATGAAAAGAGGTAAAAAAATGTTTATTATCATTCTATCTTCACTTGGATTACTAGCCCTTATAACTTGGGGCACCATTACTTATCTTGGACGAGGCCAGACATTATCGATAAAATCCATCGAAAACCCCAGCGGAGATCTATATTTAATTCATATTACAAAACCGAGTCAGCAAATCTGGAAAGCTGGGGCTTATGCTAAGTTCACACTCCCTGATACGTCGTCTACTACTAGAAAAAATGAAGGTAAAGGGAATCAATCCAGTCGATGGCTAACCATTGCCTCCACACCTGATGAAGATGAAATCCTCATTTTAACTCATAATAGTGGTAGCCGCTTTAAGGAAACCTTGACACATTTACCGGCTGGCAGTGAAATTGAGATGAGTTGGCTGGATTCCTCTTTGACCGTTAAAGATACGAATCAGCCACTAGTTTGCTTTGCATCTGATGTCGGCATTTCTGCTCTACGCCCCCTTATCAAAGAATGGGTTGGTAAATGTCCGATTATTCTCAACCATCTTGACAAAGGAGTAACTATTTTTGATAAAGAGATGAAAGAACTGGCTCAGAAAACATCTAATTTTACTTATAAAACTAGCGATGAACTTTCTCAAAGTCAAGAATTTTTAAAACGTGCTATTGATGAATACGGCAATCAAGCTAGCTATCTCATCACCGGCCAACCTGATGATGTAAATGAGATGAAGAATTTTTTAAAGGAAAATGGAATCGATAGCAAAAATATTCAAGTAAGCTCATTTAGAGGTTTGAAATAG